The Salmo salar chromosome ssa06, Ssal_v3.1, whole genome shotgun sequence genome window below encodes:
- the LOC123724065 gene encoding adhesion G protein-coupled receptor L1 → MPFGLMRRELACEGYPIELRCPGSDVIMIETANYGRTDDKICDADPFQMENVQCYLPDAFKIMSQRCNNRTQCVVVAGSDVFPDPCPGTYKYLEIQYECVPYMQRSRG, encoded by the exons ATGCCCTTCGGCCTGATGCGTAGAGAGCTGGCGTGCGAGGGATACCCCATCGAGCTGCGCTGCCCTGGcagtgatgtcatcatgattGAGACGGCCAACTACGGCCGCACGGACGACAAGATCTGTGACGCTGACCCCTTCCAAATGGAGAACGTGCAGTGTTACCTGCCTGACGCCTTCAAGATCATGTCACAGAG GTGTAATAACCGTACCCAGTGTGTGGTGGTGGCAGGGTCCGATGTGTTCCCAGACCCCTGCCCAGGGACCTACAAGTACCTGGAGATACAGTACGAGTGTGTCCCCTACA TGCAACGCTCCAGAGGCTGA